The Gymnogyps californianus isolate 813 chromosome 5, ASM1813914v2, whole genome shotgun sequence genome contains a region encoding:
- the FAM181A gene encoding protein FAM181A produces the protein MASDSEVKTLLNFVNLASSDIKAALDKSAPCRRSVDHRKYLQKQLKRFSQKYSRIPRCHPSKTPECGWRRGAEDRGRGPQPEAPDPSPHGGAATEKVLRTAEVEESLTGERVLQEQNPEAARPDQVPMRKRQLPASFWEEPRPSQSLPARAFPTGPEGLPLPRDPPPYEGKKSKWSPDAAGPESPPEPAPHAGEKDPAGVLAGRVGAWTCCPFPCPGPGVYQPPGALPPSPFPGLGLWRKSAAATLPVEVPHFCKEADGTGQKLYRPVVLKPIPTKPAVPPPIFNVFGYL, from the coding sequence ATGGCATCGGACAGCGAGGTAAAAACCCTACTGAACTTCGTCAACCTGGCCTCCAGCGACATCAAAGCGGCTCTGGATAAATCGGCTCCTTGTCGCCGGTCGGTTGACCACAGAAAATACTTGCAGAAGCAGCTCAAGCGGTTTTCTCAGAAGTACTCACGGATCCCACGGTGCCACCCCAGCAAAACCCCTGAGTGTGGCTGGCGCAGGGGGGCAGAGGACCGGGGCCGCGGCCCCCAGCCCGAGGCACCTGACCCTAGCCCCCACGGTGGGGCTGCCACCGAGAAGGTGCTGCGGACAGCCGAGGTGGAGGAGAGCCTCACCGGGGAACGGGTTTTGCAGGAGCAAAATCCCGAGGCTGCCAGGCCGGACCAGGTGCCCATGAGGAAGCGACAGCTCCCCGCCTCCTTCTGGGAAGAGCCACGGCCGAGCCAGAGCCTGCCAGCCAGGGCTTTTCCCACCGGCCCCGAGGGGCTCCCGCTCCCCAGAGACCCTCCTCCCTAcgaggggaagaaaagcaaatggagCCCGGACGCTGCCGGCCCAGAGAGCCCCCCTGAGCCTGCCCCACATGCTGGGGAGAAGGACCCTGCCGGGGTCCTCGCGGGCCGGGTGGGTGCCTGGacctgctgccccttcccctgccctgggcCGGGGGTGTACCAGCCCCCGGGCGCGCTGCCCCCGTCGCCAttcccggggctggggctctggAGGAAGAGTGCAGCCGCCACACTGCCAGTGGAGGTGCCGCACTTCTGCAAGGAGGCCGATGGCACGGGGCAGAAACTCTACAGGCCCGTGGTTTTGAAACCCATCCCCACCAAGCCTGCCGTCCCCCCGCCGATCTTCAACGTTTTCGGCTATCTTTAG